The Candidatus Methylomirabilota bacterium genome segment GGGAGATTTCACCACTCGAGGAGGAGGGAGACCGAGCTCGGTCGCCAGCCAGCGCAAGACCTCGCTTTCTCCGGCAGGCTCGTGATCCACGCCGATGTAGAGCTGGTCAGGCTGGGACAGCATCATGAGGTGCTGTAGCGCGCCGGCGCAGTCATCGCGATGAATACGGTTTGTGTACACGGGAGGGCCTTCGGCGCACACGACGTTCCCCTGCCGCACGCGTCCGATGAGCCGTTCCCGGCCGGGACCGTACACACCGCCCAGCCGTAGCACGGTGGCGGGGAACGAACCGTGACGCAGCACGCGTTCAGCCTCGAGCATACGAATACCGGAAAAGTGCACCGGCTCGGTCGGTGATTCCTCGTCGACCCAATCTCCCTCAGTTTGCGCATAGACCGCGGTACTCGAGGTAAAGAAAACGCGCCTGGGCTGCTGCCTCCGGGCCTGGAGCGCATCGAGGAGGTGGCGCAGACCGTCCACGTAAATGGCCTGGTACTCTCCCTCGTCAAAACCACTGGGTGCCGCAGTGAAGAACACGAAATGAAGTCCAGGGGGCAACCCCCGGAGCGTTTCAGGAGCGGTAAGATCTGCCTCAAGGGGGCGAATGTTGGGGGGCAGGACCTCTGGGTGGCGCTGCAATCCCCAGACGACGTGCCCTTCCGCTGCCAGACGCACACCGAGAGCTGTGCCAACATAGCCGCAACCTGCGATGAGTACATGAGTCATGTCTCTACCTTCCATCGCTCTTTGGCCCACGAAAACCAAGATCAGATCGCCGGTCGGCTCCTTGTCCCATAGCCAACCAGTTCGACATACCCGCGGCCGATTCTACCGCCTTCGGCGGTCTCGATCCGCACTGCTCCCTCCCAGTAGAACAGGTTCTTCACGAGGTGGCTCCGATTTTCCTGGTCTGCCAACTCCGGAACGATGACGATTCGCAAGTTTTCGCCCGAGAGTTCTACGATCCAACGGGAAGGGTATGTGGCCCCCGTCTTCGGACTTTTCCACGTCTGGGTGGAGCGTACTGACCATTCCCCTGGATTCAAATAGCGCGTTTCGCCCTCCCGAGATACGAGGGTCCCCCGGGCAAAGTCAATTTCCCCGCGTTCATTGCGCAAGAAGTACAGCATGATCTCGCGGCCATCCTGAAGCTGCAGACTGAACCAGTCCCAGCCCACCTGGTCTGCCCCGAGTTGGTCGGTGCCAAATTCCTTGTCCATCCAGCTCTCTCCTCGGACCCTCACCCTCTCTCCATCGATCGAGAGCGTTCCCTCTGTCAGGAGGCGGGTGAAGCTGTAATACTGGCTGGCAGCGGTGGGTCCTTCTCCCTTGCGGCTGAACCCGTTCGGTCCCTGCAAGACCAGGCGCTTGGCCGGCCGGGTGGTGAGTTGGAGAGCCATCCCTTGTGCCTTATCTCGCATCGAATAGTCGAACGCGTGGCCGTTCCAGCGCAGGGTCCATTTGCCGTCGGTCCCGGCAGGGGCCCGGCTCCAAGCGATGACTGGATCAGGGTACCGACCGAACCCACCCAAAAGCGGAATGGTGCGGTAGAGCACCTCGCTGAAGAGATGCCGCCCGCTGCCCAGATCGGTAATTGCTGCGTGCCCCATGATCAGATTATTGGTGGTCCAGTTGGACTGAAGCTCAGGAAGTTCGGACAACAGGCCGATGCGGAAAAAGGTAAATTGGTATCCAAAGCGCCGGCGGGGTTCCTCCTCCGAAGTGAGATGCCCGGTAAAATACCACCATTCGGTCCGGTACCCCGACCGAGCCCAATGATCCTGGGGAAAGGACCAGCCGTAATCGCGACGGGCCGGCTGCCACTCCACCCCGTGGGCTGCCGAGGCCAGAAGCAGGAAGACTAACAGCCCGATCCTACATATCATCACGACTCAACTCGGTTGCCGGGGCTTGGCTGGCCCGCAGCGCAGGGTAGAGGCTCGCCAGGACAGCGGCCGCAAGGATGGTAAAGATTTGCTGAAGTACCGGCAGCCATGGCCAGTACACCTGGATTGTCCACCCAAAGTAGGCTCGGGTGATGACGAAAATCAATATGCCGGCCAGGGCAATCCCTCCGACCAGTCCGAGACCAAGACCCAGGAGCCCCATTCCAACTCCTTTGCCCACGAAGATCCAAAAAAGCTGCTGACGAATGGCCCCGACGGCGCGGCACACCGCCAGTTCGGATATCTGCTCCCTGGCCAGGATCAGCAGAGTCAGGGTAATTCCGCAGACAGCGATGAGAAGGCTCATAGCTTGGAGGAGCCGCGTGACGGCAAAGGTCTGGTCGAAGATCTTGAAAATCCTCTCGCGCAGGCGGCGGTTGCTCCGGATGCGGAGTGGCGTCCCGGCGTAGCGTGCTTTCAACTCGTCAACCACCCTTTCGGTATCCTGGCCCGCCTCGAGGTAGAGGGCAAGACTGTGGATAGGACCCGGCCCAAAGTGGCGATTCATGGTGCGGATGTCCAGAGCGGCCAATCCGCCGCCCGGAGAGTAATCGGAATAGATTCCCGCTATCGGGAGTTTCACCTCGCCTCCCGGTCCAAAGACTGACAATCGATCCCCCACCCCGAGTCCAGCCTTGCGGGCCAGCGTTTCTCCAATGAGCACGGCCCCATCGTCTCGTACCTTGCGAAATACCTCGGACGTCTCTCCTCCGAGCAGCGGGAAGCGCGTCTCTCCACCCGACAAGCCCATGTCGACTCCGGCCAGGGAGATCCGTCGTTCGCCTGAATAGACGAAGAATTTCCGCAACCGATCGACGGCGGTCACCCCTGGGTGGGCGGCCAAGGCTGAGACGAGATCGTCGTCCAGCGTAGCTTCGCTTTGCCTCCCCCGCCATGACGGGGTGCTGACATAGATGTCCGCCTTGACCGAGCTGTTCACCCATACCTCCACGGTCCGCCGGAAACTGCCGATCATCAGGGTGATCCCGATCAGCATGCTTACCGCGATGGCCAGAGAGGACACCGCGATCGAAGTGGTCTGCAGCCGGACCCCCAGGCTCTTCAGG includes the following:
- a CDS encoding SDR family oxidoreductase, which gives rise to MTHVLIAGCGYVGTALGVRLAAEGHVVWGLQRHPEVLPPNIRPLEADLTAPETLRGLPPGLHFVFFTAAPSGFDEGEYQAIYVDGLRHLLDALQARRQQPRRVFFTSSTAVYAQTEGDWVDEESPTEPVHFSGIRMLEAERVLRHGSFPATVLRLGGVYGPGRERLIGRVRQGNVVCAEGPPVYTNRIHRDDCAGALQHLMMLSQPDQLYIGVDHEPAGESEVLRWLATELGLPPPRVVKSP
- a CDS encoding carotenoid 1,2-hydratase, which produces MICRIGLLVFLLLASAAHGVEWQPARRDYGWSFPQDHWARSGYRTEWWYFTGHLTSEEEPRRRFGYQFTFFRIGLLSELPELQSNWTTNNLIMGHAAITDLGSGRHLFSEVLYRTIPLLGGFGRYPDPVIAWSRAPAGTDGKWTLRWNGHAFDYSMRDKAQGMALQLTTRPAKRLVLQGPNGFSRKGEGPTAASQYYSFTRLLTEGTLSIDGERVRVRGESWMDKEFGTDQLGADQVGWDWFSLQLQDGREIMLYFLRNERGEIDFARGTLVSREGETRYLNPGEWSVRSTQTWKSPKTGATYPSRWIVELSGENLRIVIVPELADQENRSHLVKNLFYWEGAVRIETAEGGRIGRGYVELVGYGTRSRPAI